Proteins from a single region of Bacteroidota bacterium:
- a CDS encoding C40 family peptidase: protein MQHGIAFQSLIPIRSKPDHAAEQTTQLLFGEMYHVYEQKGSWMRIKNIYDGYEGWMHEKQHYHLSAVEAEKMSKSPKSVAAELVQTVTNNDKSFPIVMGSTLYDFDGMNFRIGKEKFVYSGQATNENTGLLNTEHIRKFALKYLHAPYQWGGRSPFGIDCSGLTQIVFKLYGVDLPRDAYQQAEYGKTLNFINEAREGDLAFFDNEEEKITHTGIILSNDQIIHASGEVRLDMLDHYGIYNKPLKKYTHKLRIIKRVI from the coding sequence ATGCAGCACGGAATCGCTTTTCAAAGCCTTATACCCATTCGTTCTAAGCCCGATCATGCGGCGGAACAAACAACTCAACTTTTGTTTGGAGAGATGTATCATGTGTATGAGCAAAAGGGCAGCTGGATGCGTATAAAAAATATATACGACGGTTATGAAGGGTGGATGCATGAAAAACAACACTATCATTTAAGTGCAGTTGAAGCAGAAAAAATGTCGAAATCGCCAAAATCAGTAGCGGCAGAATTAGTTCAAACTGTAACCAATAATGATAAAAGTTTTCCAATTGTAATGGGAAGTACCTTATACGATTTTGATGGAATGAATTTCCGAATTGGAAAAGAAAAATTTGTTTACAGCGGTCAGGCTACAAATGAAAATACCGGATTACTCAATACTGAACATATTCGAAAATTTGCGCTCAAATATTTACATGCACCTTATCAGTGGGGCGGCAGAAGTCCCTTCGGAATTGATTGTTCAGGTTTAACACAAATTGTATTTAAATTATATGGAGTTGATTTGCCTCGCGACGCTTATCAGCAGGCAGAGTATGGCAAAACATTAAATTTTATTAATGAAGCAAGAGAAGGTGACCTTGCATTTTTTGATAATGAAGAAGAAAAAATTACGCATACCGGAATTATTTTAAGTAATGACCAGATTATTCATGCCTCAGGTGAAGTAAGGCTGGATATGCTTGACCATTATGGTATTTATAATAAGCCGCTTAAAAAATATACGCATAAATTACGCATTATTAAACGTGTAATATGA